The following are encoded together in the Ranitomeya imitator isolate aRanImi1 chromosome 4, aRanImi1.pri, whole genome shotgun sequence genome:
- the LOC138675132 gene encoding prostaglandin-E(2) 9-reductase-like, whose product MELREDSYVTLTDGHKMPVIGFGTYAPRQFPKNLAEDGVKVALEVGYRHIDCAFIYGNEVEVGRAIKQKIADGTVKREDVFYTGKLWSTFQAPDRVRPALEESLKDLDLDYMDLFLIHNPIELKPGDDLFPTDENGKLIYHNTDIREIWKALEECKDAGLVRSIGVSNFNKRQIELILNNPELKYKPVCNQVECHIYLNQSKLLEFLKSHGIVLVAYSVLGSSRDEKWTDQDSPVLLEDPVLNAIAKKLVRTPAQLALRYLLQKGIVVLAKSFTPTRIKQNFQVFDFQLSDEEMKTLDGLNKNMRYITTQQWQDHPKYPFLDEY is encoded by the exons ATGGAGCTCCGAGAAGATTCCTACGTTACGCTGACTGATGGCCATAAGATGCCAGTAATTGGTTTTGGCACCTACGCACCACGACAA TTTCCCAAGAACTTGGCAGAAGATGGGGTAAAGGTTGCCCTGGAAGTTGGGTATCGTCACATTGACTGTGCCTTCATCTACGGGAATGAGGTTGAGGTTGGCCGAGCCATCAAACAGAAGATTGCGGATGGGACGGTGAAGAGAGAAGATGTTTTCTACACTGGGAAG CTCTGGTCCACTTTCCAAGCTCCGGATAGAGTCCGTCCAGCTCTTGAAGAATCCCTGAAAGATCTTGACCTCGATTATATGGATTTGTTCCTAATACACAACCCAATTGAACTCAAG CCTGGAGACGATCTCTTCCCCACTGATGAAAATGGAAAATTAATTTATCATAACACAGACATTCGAGAAATTTGGAAG GCTCTGGAGGAATGTAAAGATGCCGGGTTGGTTCGGTCCATAGGAGTTTCCAATTTTAATAAGCGTCAAATAGAATTGATCCTAAACAATCCAGAACTAAAATATAAACCAGTCTGCAACCAG GTGGAGTGTCACATTTACCTAAATCAAAGCAAACTCCTGGAGTTCCTTAAGTCTCATGGTATTGTACTGGTGGCGTACAGCGTACTGGGCTCAAGCAGGGATGAGAAATG GACTGACCAGGATTCTCCAGTTCTATTGGAAGATCCCGTGCTGAACGCTATAGCAAAAAAGCTCGTCCGGACCCCCGCTCAGTTGGCCCTGAGATACCTACTACAGAAGGGGATCGTTGTCCTGGCAAAGAGCTTCACCCCAACCCGAATCAAACAGAATTTTCAG GTCTTTGACTTCCAATTAAGCGATGAAGAAATGAAGACCCTGGACGGCCTGAACAAAAATATGCGTTATATTACTACTCAACA ATGGCAGGATCATCCTAAATACCCCTTCCTCGATGAATATTAA
- the LOC138675128 gene encoding aldo-keto reductase family 1 member C1-like isoform X3, giving the protein MALRADSCVVLNDGHKMPVIGFGTYAPKTLWNNNHTLERVRPALEKSLKDLQLDYMDLFIIHSPVAFKPGDDLYPMDENGKLIFHNTDIRDTWKAMEACKDAGLVRSIGVSNFNRRQLELILNMPELKYKPVCNQVECHIFLNQSKLLDFCKSHDITLVGYSVLGSSRDETCYDQNSPRVLDDPVLNAVATKLHRSPAQVALRHFLQKGVVVLAKSFSPERIKQNFQIFDFVISDEDMKALDGIHNNMRYLTLDSWKEQPNYPFHDEY; this is encoded by the exons ATGGCTCTCAGGGCGGACTCCTGTGTTGTCCTGAACGATGGGCATAAAATGCCGGTGATTGGGTTTGGCACCTACGCCCCCAAAACG ctttggAATAATAACCACACTCTCGAGAGGGTCCGACCGGCCTTGGAAAAATCTCTGAAGGATCTACAGCTGGATTACATGGATCTCTTCATTATCCACTCACCCGTAGCATTTAAG CCTGGAGATGATCTCTATCCGATGGATGAAAATGGGAAATTGATTTTTCATAACACAGATATCCGGGATACATGGAAG GCCATGGAAGCATGCAAAGACGCAGGCCTCGTCCGATCCATCGGAGTCTCCAATTTTAACCGAAGGCAACTGGAGCTGATTCTCAACATGCCAGAACTCAAGTACAAACCAGTGTGCAACCAG GTAGAATGTCACATATTCCTGAATCAGAGCAAATTACTGGACTTCTGTAAATCTCATGACATTACACTGGTTGGATACAGCGTACTGGGGTCCAGCAGAGATGAGACCTG CTATGATCAGAATTCCCCCAGAGTTCTTGACGACCCTGTGCTGAATGCAGTCGCTACTAAGCTTCACCGCTCTCCGGCACAGGTAGCTTTGCGACATTTTCTGCAGAAGGGAGTTGTCGTCCTTGCAAAAAGCTTCAGCCCTGAGAGGATCAAACAGAACTTCCAG atttttgatTTTGTAATAAGTGATGAAGACATGAAAGCTCTTGATGGAATCCATAACAACATGCGTTACCTGACTCTTGATTC ttgGAAAGAACAGCCCAATTATCCCTTTCACGATGAGTACTAG
- the LOC138675128 gene encoding aldo-keto reductase family 1 member C1-like isoform X2: protein MALRADSCVVLNDGHKMPVIGFGTYAPKTYTKEQAIEGVKSAIEVGYRHIDGAYMYENEVEVGQAIRAKIADGMVKREDIFYTGKLWNNNHTLERVRPALEKSLKDLQLDYMDLFIIHSPVAFKPGDDLYPMDENGKLIFHNTDIRDTWKAMEACKDAGLVRSIGVSNFNRRQLELILNMPELKYKPVCNQVECHIFLNQSKLLDFCKSHDITLVGYSVLGSSRDETCYDQNSPRVLDDPVLNAVATKLHRSPAQVALRHFLQKGVVVLAKSFSPERIKQNFQIFDFVISDEDMKALDGIHNNMRYLTLDSWKEQPNYPFHDEY, encoded by the exons ATGGCTCTCAGGGCGGACTCCTGTGTTGTCCTGAACGATGGGCATAAAATGCCGGTGATTGGGTTTGGCACCTACGCCCCCAAAACG TACACCAAAGAACAAGCCATAGAGGGCGTCAAGTCGGCCATTGAGGTTGGATATCGGCACATCGATGGTGCCTATATGTATGAGAATGAAGTTGAGGTCGGCCAAGCCATCAGAGCAAAGATTGCTGATGGGATGGTGAAAAGAGAAGATATTTTTTACACCGGGAAA ctttggAATAATAACCACACTCTCGAGAGGGTCCGACCGGCCTTGGAAAAATCTCTGAAGGATCTACAGCTGGATTACATGGATCTCTTCATTATCCACTCACCCGTAGCATTTAAG CCTGGAGATGATCTCTATCCGATGGATGAAAATGGGAAATTGATTTTTCATAACACAGATATCCGGGATACATGGAAG GCCATGGAAGCATGCAAAGACGCAGGCCTCGTCCGATCCATCGGAGTCTCCAATTTTAACCGAAGGCAACTGGAGCTGATTCTCAACATGCCAGAACTCAAGTACAAACCAGTGTGCAACCAG GTAGAATGTCACATATTCCTGAATCAGAGCAAATTACTGGACTTCTGTAAATCTCATGACATTACACTGGTTGGATACAGCGTACTGGGGTCCAGCAGAGATGAGACCTG CTATGATCAGAATTCCCCCAGAGTTCTTGACGACCCTGTGCTGAATGCAGTCGCTACTAAGCTTCACCGCTCTCCGGCACAGGTAGCTTTGCGACATTTTCTGCAGAAGGGAGTTGTCGTCCTTGCAAAAAGCTTCAGCCCTGAGAGGATCAAACAGAACTTCCAG atttttgatTTTGTAATAAGTGATGAAGACATGAAAGCTCTTGATGGAATCCATAACAACATGCGTTACCTGACTCTTGATTC ttgGAAAGAACAGCCCAATTATCCCTTTCACGATGAGTACTAG
- the LOC138675128 gene encoding aldo-keto reductase family 1 member C1-like isoform X1 → MALRADSCVVLNDGHKMPVIGFGTYAPKTVSKQKYTKEQAIEGVKSAIEVGYRHIDGAYMYENEVEVGQAIRAKIADGMVKREDIFYTGKLWNNNHTLERVRPALEKSLKDLQLDYMDLFIIHSPVAFKPGDDLYPMDENGKLIFHNTDIRDTWKAMEACKDAGLVRSIGVSNFNRRQLELILNMPELKYKPVCNQVECHIFLNQSKLLDFCKSHDITLVGYSVLGSSRDETCYDQNSPRVLDDPVLNAVATKLHRSPAQVALRHFLQKGVVVLAKSFSPERIKQNFQIFDFVISDEDMKALDGIHNNMRYLTLDSWKEQPNYPFHDEY, encoded by the exons ATGGCTCTCAGGGCGGACTCCTGTGTTGTCCTGAACGATGGGCATAAAATGCCGGTGATTGGGTTTGGCACCTACGCCCCCAAAACGGTGAGTAAGCAGAAG TACACCAAAGAACAAGCCATAGAGGGCGTCAAGTCGGCCATTGAGGTTGGATATCGGCACATCGATGGTGCCTATATGTATGAGAATGAAGTTGAGGTCGGCCAAGCCATCAGAGCAAAGATTGCTGATGGGATGGTGAAAAGAGAAGATATTTTTTACACCGGGAAA ctttggAATAATAACCACACTCTCGAGAGGGTCCGACCGGCCTTGGAAAAATCTCTGAAGGATCTACAGCTGGATTACATGGATCTCTTCATTATCCACTCACCCGTAGCATTTAAG CCTGGAGATGATCTCTATCCGATGGATGAAAATGGGAAATTGATTTTTCATAACACAGATATCCGGGATACATGGAAG GCCATGGAAGCATGCAAAGACGCAGGCCTCGTCCGATCCATCGGAGTCTCCAATTTTAACCGAAGGCAACTGGAGCTGATTCTCAACATGCCAGAACTCAAGTACAAACCAGTGTGCAACCAG GTAGAATGTCACATATTCCTGAATCAGAGCAAATTACTGGACTTCTGTAAATCTCATGACATTACACTGGTTGGATACAGCGTACTGGGGTCCAGCAGAGATGAGACCTG CTATGATCAGAATTCCCCCAGAGTTCTTGACGACCCTGTGCTGAATGCAGTCGCTACTAAGCTTCACCGCTCTCCGGCACAGGTAGCTTTGCGACATTTTCTGCAGAAGGGAGTTGTCGTCCTTGCAAAAAGCTTCAGCCCTGAGAGGATCAAACAGAACTTCCAG atttttgatTTTGTAATAAGTGATGAAGACATGAAAGCTCTTGATGGAATCCATAACAACATGCGTTACCTGACTCTTGATTC ttgGAAAGAACAGCCCAATTATCCCTTTCACGATGAGTACTAG